A single window of Anser cygnoides isolate HZ-2024a breed goose chromosome 12, Taihu_goose_T2T_genome, whole genome shotgun sequence DNA harbors:
- the NQO1 gene encoding NAD(P)H dehydrogenase [quinone] 1, which yields MAGRRALIVLAHPEKTSFNHAMAEAAASTLRDKGWDVTISDLYAMGFNPVLSRHDITGPPKDPKHFVYETEMGLAWKEGCLSSDIVAEQKKIEAADLIIFQFPLQWLGMPAILKGWFDRVIIQGFAYSMSTLYEHGCFQKKKAMLSFTTSGLESMYSPRGINGDMNVFLWPMQRGMLQFCGFQVLAPQICYSMRYVTPEARAQMLSAWRRRLASIWEEKPLGFIPNSCFELSMAAGFVLKQEVLAQQEGQPQGLTVGQHLGKAFPPNEQLKAPE from the exons ATGGCAG GACGCAGGGCACTGATCGTGCTGGCGCACCCGGAGAAGACGTCCTTCAACCACGCCATGGCGGAGGCGGCTGCCAGCACGCTGCGGGACAAGGGCTGGGACGTCACCATCTCCGACCTCTACGCCATGGGGTTCAACCCTGTGCTCTCGCGTCACGACATCACCG GGCCGCCCAAGGACCCCAAGCACTTCGTCTACGAGACGGAGATGGGACTGGCGTGGAAGGAGGGATGCCTCAGCAGCGACATCGTCGCCGAGCAGAAGAAGATCGAGGCAGCTGATCTGATCATCTTCCAG TTCCCATTGCAGTGGTTAGGGATGCCGGCCATCCTGAAGGGCTGGTTCGACCGCGTCATCATCCAAGGCTTCGCCTACTCCATGTCCACCCTCTACGAGCACGGGTGCTTCCAG AAGAAGAAGGCCATGCTGTCGTTCACCACCAGCGGGTTGGAGTCCATGTACTCCCCCAGGGGCATCAACGGCGACATGAACGTATTCCTCTGGCCCAtgcag cggggcaTGCTGCAGTTCTGCGGCTTCCAGGTGCTGGCACCTCAGATCTGCTACAGCATGCGGTACGTGACCCCCGAGGCACGGGCGCAGATGCTGAGCGCCTGGCGGAGGCGCCTGGCTTCCATCTGGGAGGAGAAGCCCCTCGGCTTCATCCCCAACAGCTGCTTCGAGCTGAGCATGGCGGCGGGCTTCGTGCTGAAGCAGGAGGTGCTGGCGCAGCAGGAGGGGCAGCCGCAGGGGCTGACGGTGGGGCAGCACCTGGGCAAGGCCTTTCCCCCCAACGAGCAGCTCAAGGCCCCAGAGTAA